A window of Glycine soja cultivar W05 chromosome 2, ASM419377v2, whole genome shotgun sequence genomic DNA:
TATTGAGGATGTAATTAAAAATCTACAATATTTCAACTATAACTAAGAATGCTTTTGTACGAAATGATCTTATCTAAAACTATTCATCACTAAAGAGCCTAAGTCTAGTGTAGCTAGAGCATAtgctatttaattatatataaatcaaaaaACAAGCCATGTATGAAAGCGTAAGCCTCcataaagatatatatatatatataggtaatgcttgttctttcctatCACCGTGtcacttataattttaatcagtaCTGGAGACACCTTAATAATCTTCTTCACGAATATATATACAAGTGATAGATATAGTCAAGCATATTGACCTTCTGTAAACGTTTAATTAGCTAGGTAGGATGCATTCAATTGAATAGACTAATCCACTGAGAACTGAGAAGAATTAGGTAGAATGCATTCCAAATGTTCAATCAGGCAGGGCTAGAAcctatattaaaatatacaacCCTGCATATCTTTATCAAACAGCAAAGTGAAAGAGGCATATATATTGTTGAGCAATGCAAGGCACTCAATGTTTGGTAGATGTTCCAGAGAACATGCAGTTACACTTTATTGTTCTTCTTTTTGGTTCATAGTCCTGCATGGTGGCTATTAATTGGTTTATGTTCTGTACAGGTGGTGGTGAAGAATGTCACAAGATCGTGTTCAACAAAGCCCATAGTAACCGTAAATGGAAAGTTCCCGGGCCCCACCATCTATGCTAGGGAAGATGACACTGTTTTGGTGAAGGTGGTTAACCATGTCAAATACAATGTTAGCATCCACTGGTGGGTGTACAagaatagaattaatatatactCCAACCTTGATTgatattttaactattttttttggatttaaagtttttttccttataatttagtttttttttcattttgtccttgtaaattttttttcatttcattttagttattgtaaaatgtatttgttttgttttttgttttaaaacgctttagataattttttttactgtttgaaatatttttttaccgtTTAGACAATGCTATCTAAAACGCTTTAAAGacgaaaaataaatcaaacatattttataagaaataaaatgaaaaaaataaaataaaatttacaataaaaaaaatatatttaatttttttttactaatttcttttttaatttaatgatgaattaaaatttgaataggcATGGAGTGAGACAATTGAGGACGGGTTGGGCCGATGGGCCTGCTTACATAACCCAATGCCCAATTCAACCGGGCCAGGCCTTTGTGTACAACTTCACCCTCACAGGACAGAGAGGGACACTTTGGTGGCATGCACATATCCTTTGGCTTAGGTCAACTGTGCATGGTGCCTTGGTCATTTTGCCTAAGCTTGGAGTTCCTTACCCTTTTCCCAAACCCCACACTGAAAAAGTCATCATATTGAGTGGGTTTCcctacctttttctttatattttttttttgtttccaaatatttcattttatagaTACTCTAGTCATGAATTAGAGAAGAGAAATATACCAATATGGTAAATTGTTTCCTTATGAAACTGCAATATATAATGAAATAAGATAGAATCACATAATTAATGCAATTCATAAACTTTACTATTACAAAACTTCAATTTGGTTCAGGTGAATGGTGGAAATCTGATACTGAGGCTGTAATAAATGAAGCTTTGAAATCTGGGTTGGCTCCAAATGTCTCTGATGCTCACACAATCAATGGTCATCCAGGATCCGTTCAAAATTGTGCATCACAAGGTAAAAATACTCATGAACTTAGTCCAACTAAGATGGAAAACAAATTCAGTTAGACTTTGTTtggttttcatttcattttccctacaactacaaaaaaaatgtcaaagtttttgatattcttgtttttgtttaagatatttttacaCTAAGATGCAGTCACAAActgttaaatattttaacaataacTACTGTTAAGTTATAACTACCATAATTTCTGATAAGCTGATAATGTAAAGTTTAACAGTgtataatatttaaagataagacactaaataaaataaagatgagAACATTTTCACTATAGAGGctgaataataaatttcacTATGCAGGGGGATACGAACTTCAAGTTCAACCTGGAAACACCTACTTACTAAGAATAATCAACGCTGCACTGAATGAAGAGTTGTTCTTTAAAATTGCTGGCCACCAACTCACAGTTGTTGAGGTTGATGCTGTCTACACAAAACCTTTCAAAACTGACACCATAGTTATAGCACCAGGCCAAACCACAAGTGTGCTTCTAAAAGCCAACCGTGCCGCTGGCAAATACTTAGTAGCAGCCACTCCTTTCATGGATTCTCCTATTGCAGTGGACAATGTGACTGCCACTGCCACATTGCACTACACTGGCTCACTAGGTTCCACCATCACAACCCTCACTTCATTGCCTCCCAAAAATGCCACACCAGTTGCTACAAACTTCACTGACTCACTCAGAAGCCTAAACTCCAAAAAGTACCCTGCTAGAGTGCCTCAAAAGGTTGaccattccttgttcttcaCTATCAGCCTTGGAGTCAACCCTTGCCCCACTTGTGTCAATGGTAGCAAAGTGGTTGCAGCTATCAACAATGTGACCTTTGTGATGCC
This region includes:
- the LOC114396475 gene encoding laccase-4-like, which gives rise to MAMMWIRVILILAACMLPLSVEAMVRHYKFNVVVKNVTRSCSTKPIVTVNGKFPGPTIYAREDDTVLVKVVNHVKYNVSIHWHGVRQLRTGWADGPAYITQCPIQPGQAFVYNFTLTGQRGTLWWHAHILWLRSTVHGALVILPKLGVPYPFPKPHTEKVIILSEWWKSDTEAVINEALKSGLAPNVSDAHTINGHPGSVQNCASQGGYELQVQPGNTYLLRIINAALNEELFFKIAGHQLTVVEVDAVYTKPFKTDTIVIAPGQTTSVLLKANRAAGKYLVAATPFMDSPIAVDNVTATATLHYTGSLGSTITTLTSLPPKNATPVATNFTDSLRSLNSKKYPARVPQKVDHSLFFTISLGVNPCPTCVNGSKVVAAINNVTFVMPKVSLLQAHFFNISGVFIDDFPGKPPVVYDFTGTQQPTNLRTNRGTRVYRLAYNSTVQLVLQDTGMITPENHPLHLHGFNFFVVGRGQGNFNPKKDTKKFNLVDPVERNTVGVPSGGWTAIRFRADNPGVWFMHCHLEIHTTWGLKMAFVVDNGKGPNESLLPPPSDLPKC